In a genomic window of Anaerolineae bacterium:
- a CDS encoding APC family permease, whose amino-acid sequence MSTTIVEEQNGTTVIRRAADYYPPRSWRTWLIGRPLPTADAPHQTIGKAIGLAVFASDALSSTAYATQEILVILAAAGAMAFGYAFPISLAIVVLLMIVTLSYEQTIHAYPNGGGAYIVARDNLGELPAKIAGAALLTDYILTVAVSVSSGVAQIVSAYPSLFPYRVHLSVGLVLFVMLVNLRGVRESGAVFAIPTYFFLTMMTFTIGLGFFRYLTGSLGTVVDPPPLEIAHTAQGISLFLILHAFSSGTTALTGVEAISNGVTAFREPRSHNAGITLLWMSFILGTLFLSITFLAIQIGAIPSEAETVISQLARTAYMGRNALYLATITATTVILIMATNTAFADFPRLSALLAADGFLPRQLAYRGSRLVYSRGIVALALIASLLIVFFQASVTALIPLYAIGVFLSFTLSQVGMARRWWKIGHLSPGQEVRERGSMLSYNPNWAHKMVINGFGSICTAIVMLVFASTKFRDGAWIVLLLMPLLVSVFSAIHHHYQDLAKRLSLERYSEPPNVLRHRVIMPISGVHRGTLTALHYARVLSDDITAVHVSIDPVETEKVRAKWEIWGEGVRLVILESPYRLLLEPLLAYIEEIAAQRQPNEIITIVVPQFVPRRWWHNLLHTQTAMLLRLALLFKPGIVITDVPYQVE is encoded by the coding sequence ATGTCCACTACTATCGTTGAAGAGCAAAATGGAACCACTGTCATTCGGAGGGCTGCCGATTATTATCCTCCTCGCTCATGGCGCACCTGGTTGATCGGCCGGCCGTTGCCTACCGCTGATGCTCCTCACCAGACCATCGGTAAGGCGATTGGGTTAGCCGTTTTCGCGTCGGACGCCCTCTCTTCTACCGCCTACGCCACCCAAGAAATTCTAGTGATCCTGGCAGCGGCGGGGGCGATGGCCTTTGGGTATGCCTTCCCTATCTCGCTGGCGATCGTGGTGCTGCTGATGATCGTCACCCTCTCTTACGAGCAGACGATTCATGCCTATCCAAACGGTGGCGGCGCATATATTGTGGCCCGCGACAATCTAGGCGAACTACCTGCCAAGATCGCCGGCGCGGCGCTGCTGACCGATTACATCTTGACCGTTGCGGTATCCGTGTCCTCGGGCGTGGCACAGATCGTCTCCGCCTATCCTAGCCTTTTCCCATACAGAGTGCACTTATCAGTGGGACTGGTGCTCTTTGTGATGCTGGTAAACCTGCGCGGCGTGCGCGAATCCGGGGCTGTGTTCGCCATCCCTACTTATTTCTTTTTGACGATGATGACCTTTACGATAGGTCTAGGTTTCTTCCGGTATTTGACCGGCTCCCTTGGCACCGTCGTCGATCCTCCTCCTCTAGAGATCGCCCACACTGCGCAGGGGATCTCTTTGTTTTTGATTTTGCATGCCTTCTCTAGTGGCACAACCGCACTGACGGGGGTGGAGGCTATCTCTAATGGAGTTACTGCCTTCCGAGAGCCTCGCAGTCACAACGCAGGAATCACGTTGCTCTGGATGTCATTTATCTTGGGGACGCTGTTTCTGAGCATCACCTTCCTGGCTATCCAGATCGGTGCAATTCCCTCAGAAGCGGAAACGGTGATCTCACAATTAGCGCGCACGGCTTATATGGGCCGGAATGCTTTGTACCTAGCCACCATTACCGCTACCACGGTGATCTTGATCATGGCCACGAACACCGCCTTTGCCGATTTCCCACGCTTGAGCGCTTTGTTGGCTGCGGACGGCTTTCTGCCTCGACAGCTCGCTTATCGGGGTAGCCGGTTGGTCTACTCGCGAGGCATCGTGGCCTTAGCTTTGATCGCTTCTTTGCTGATCGTGTTTTTCCAGGCTAGCGTGACCGCTCTGATTCCGCTTTATGCGATCGGCGTTTTCCTTTCCTTCACACTCTCCCAAGTTGGCATGGCGCGCCGTTGGTGGAAGATCGGTCATCTCTCGCCGGGACAGGAAGTGCGCGAACGTGGCTCCATGCTCAGCTATAACCCCAATTGGGCGCACAAGATGGTGATCAATGGCTTTGGGTCCATCTGCACAGCGATCGTGATGTTGGTCTTCGCCTCTACCAAGTTCCGAGATGGAGCCTGGATCGTCCTGCTTCTGATGCCGCTTCTAGTAAGCGTCTTCTCGGCCATCCATCATCACTATCAGGATCTGGCTAAGCGTTTGTCATTGGAGCGTTACAGTGAGCCACCCAATGTCCTGCGCCACCGGGTGATCATGCCGATTAGCGGGGTGCACCGGGGGACACTCACGGCACTACATTATGCCCGTGTTCTTTCGGACGATATCACAGCCGTTCATGTTTCGATAGACCCCGTCGAGACGGAAAAGGTACGAGCCAAGTGGGAGATATGGGGAGAGGGCGTGCGGTTGGTGATTTTGGAGTCTCCATACCGGCTGCTGCTGGAGCCATTGTTGGCGTACATCGAGGAGATCGCCGCGCAGCGCCAGCCGAACGAAATCATCACCATCGTAGTGCCCCAGTTCGTGCCGCGGCGATGGTGGCACAATCTGCTCCATACGCAGACGGCCATGTTGCTGCGGTTAGCGTTGCTCTTCAAGCCGGGCATCGTCATCACAGACGTGCCGTATCAGGTGGAGTAG
- a CDS encoding Gfo/Idh/MocA family oxidoreductase, producing MLRIAMLSFAHVHSDGYARQILNHPEAEIACIWDDDEARGRAAADRYGVPYFNDLEVVLSRQDIDAVVVDAPTAQHRDILLAAVAHQKHIFTEKALTVTTAEADEVVKAVHASGIHFMISLPSRTRSETLFLKQVLDAGWIGRVTMMRARIAHMAALDRWFQGGSAWFGDEKLAGGGALFDLGCHTVDLMRWFLGEPASVVAKIQNFSGAYEIDDQAVAVVEFKNGALGILDTSWVHRAGPNPIEIYGTDGFVGYAGRGERIHLISTRLQPNGIQGTILPDRLPDPLPLPMEQWISAILHGTPVTITVEDGRNLTQLLEGIYQAARTGRAFRF from the coding sequence ATGTTACGCATCGCCATGCTTAGCTTTGCCCACGTGCACTCGGACGGGTATGCCCGCCAGATCTTGAACCACCCCGAGGCGGAGATCGCCTGCATCTGGGATGACGATGAGGCGCGTGGGCGAGCAGCGGCCGACAGGTACGGTGTCCCCTACTTCAACGACCTCGAGGTTGTGCTCAGCCGCCAAGATATAGACGCGGTAGTGGTGGATGCGCCGACCGCGCAGCATCGAGATATTTTGCTCGCTGCGGTCGCCCACCAAAAGCACATCTTCACCGAGAAAGCGCTCACCGTTACCACGGCGGAAGCTGACGAAGTGGTCAAGGCCGTGCACGCTAGCGGGATCCACTTCATGATCTCGCTGCCCAGCCGCACCCGCTCGGAAACGCTGTTTCTAAAGCAAGTCCTAGATGCTGGCTGGATCGGACGGGTGACGATGATGCGGGCGCGCATTGCACACATGGCAGCCCTCGATCGCTGGTTCCAGGGGGGAAGCGCCTGGTTCGGCGATGAGAAACTAGCCGGCGGCGGCGCACTCTTTGACCTGGGATGCCATACGGTGGACCTTATGCGCTGGTTCCTGGGCGAGCCGGCCAGTGTGGTGGCGAAGATTCAGAACTTCAGCGGCGCCTACGAGATTGATGACCAAGCTGTCGCCGTGGTGGAGTTCAAGAATGGGGCGTTGGGGATCTTGGACACTTCCTGGGTACACCGGGCTGGGCCGAACCCGATTGAGATCTACGGCACGGACGGATTCGTAGGTTATGCAGGCCGCGGTGAGCGGATCCACCTCATCAGCACTCGCCTCCAGCCCAACGGAATCCAGGGCACGATCCTGCCCGATCGGCTTCCCGACCCGTTACCTCTACCGATGGAGCAATGGATCAGCGCAATCCTGCATGGCACACCGGTGACGATCACCGTGGAGGATGGGCGTAACCTGACTCAACTGCTAGAGGGAATCTACCAGGCCGCGCGCACCGGCCGAGCGTTTCGGTTCTGA
- a CDS encoding NAD-binding protein: protein MFVLIASGGRTGTQLAALLVAQHHEVRLIEHRRDVLARIHRELPTEVIYEGYATDPRVLELAGIERAQVLAACTSSDADNLALCFLARTRYKVPRTIARINYPRSAWLFDQKFHVDVALNQAEILASLIEEEMSLGDMMTLLKLRRGHYSLVEEKIPAGARAIGVAIKDLALPEHCVIAAIIRHGEVIVPRGVTTLEVGDEVLAVTDRQGAEQLAALFAPPSGQTSTTSINSRMNRHF from the coding sequence ATGTTCGTGTTAATCGCTAGCGGCGGACGCACTGGGACTCAACTAGCCGCTCTCCTAGTGGCTCAGCATCACGAGGTTCGCCTAATCGAGCACCGACGCGATGTGCTGGCCCGCATTCACCGGGAGCTGCCTACGGAGGTGATCTACGAAGGCTATGCGACGGACCCTCGGGTGTTAGAGTTGGCCGGCATCGAGCGGGCACAGGTCTTGGCTGCCTGTACTTCCAGCGATGCCGACAACCTGGCCCTTTGCTTCCTCGCCCGCACTCGTTATAAGGTGCCACGCACCATCGCGCGAATCAATTACCCGCGCAGCGCCTGGTTATTCGATCAGAAGTTTCATGTGGATGTGGCTCTCAATCAGGCCGAGATCCTGGCCAGCTTGATCGAGGAGGAAATGTCGCTGGGTGATATGATGACCTTGTTGAAACTGCGGCGCGGCCATTACTCGCTAGTAGAGGAAAAAATCCCAGCCGGGGCTCGAGCAATTGGCGTCGCCATCAAAGATCTCGCCCTACCGGAGCATTGCGTCATCGCGGCCATCATCCGGCACGGCGAAGTCATCGTGCCGCGCGGAGTGACCACTCTGGAAGTAGGCGATGAGGTGCTAGCCGTGACTGATCGCCAAGGTGCGGAGCAGCTGGCAGCCTTGTTTGCCCCTCCCTCTGGGCAGACCAGCACCACCTCGATAAACTCAAGGATGAACAGGCACTTCTGA
- a CDS encoding TrkA family potassium uptake protein, whose translation MNVIVVGCGRVGAELAYRLYQHGHQVTVVDQVASAFDNLPPDFRGRTVEGEALFQDVLHRAGIEQANGLAAVTNSDSVNAVIGHVARTVYHVPSVVVRNYDPRWRPLIEAFGLQIVSPASWGAQRIEELLHHADIRAVFSAGNGEVEIYEFAIPKAWHGRKVQELCTAGQGQVVALTRAGRAMLPGPETRFETGDVVLVSATLEGIAAIREKLSLAQEVQDVRVNR comes from the coding sequence ATGAACGTGATTGTGGTAGGTTGCGGTCGGGTGGGAGCAGAGCTGGCTTATCGGCTGTATCAACATGGACATCAGGTGACGGTGGTAGACCAGGTAGCATCCGCCTTTGATAATTTGCCACCCGATTTCCGCGGACGTACAGTGGAAGGCGAGGCGTTGTTTCAAGATGTACTGCACCGTGCCGGCATTGAACAAGCAAATGGTCTGGCCGCGGTGACCAACTCCGATTCGGTGAACGCGGTGATAGGGCATGTCGCGCGGACGGTTTACCATGTCCCTAGTGTGGTGGTGCGCAATTACGATCCACGCTGGCGGCCATTGATCGAGGCGTTCGGTCTGCAGATTGTGAGCCCCGCCAGTTGGGGGGCGCAGCGAATTGAGGAGTTGCTTCATCATGCTGACATCCGCGCCGTGTTCTCTGCTGGCAATGGCGAGGTGGAGATCTACGAGTTCGCTATTCCTAAAGCCTGGCATGGCCGCAAAGTGCAGGAGCTCTGCACAGCTGGCCAGGGACAGGTGGTCGCGCTCACTCGCGCCGGCCGAGCCATGTTGCCAGGACCCGAAACTCGTTTCGAAACAGGAGATGTGGTGCTGGTCAGCGCTACATTAGAGGGCATCGCGGCCATACGTGAAAAGCTGTCCCTGGCTCAGGAGGTTCAGGATGTTCGTGTTAATCGCTAG
- a CDS encoding HRDC domain-containing protein — protein MQRTSATSSARELPPLQLVETPAELMSMLDHLLARPRVAVDTEADSLFSYHYKVCLIQFSIPGLDYLVDPLALADLRPLGALFSSSRVEKVLHAAENDILMLQRNYGFQFAHLFDTMIAARILGWPRVGLAALLQEHFGVRLDKRMQLTNWGKRPLSPKQLAYARLDTHYLLPLRDRIYKELVARDRWEEAQDAFVALSRIEFVDKPFDPNGFWRIEGAHRLTGQQLAVLRELYLWREECARHADLPPFKIASDRTLILLSRQQPSTSSALERFPGLSPLVRAHFSRELLKAIRRGQVAPIPVPPSRLQQEGSRPDAATRARYDALRSWRTHQAAERGVDPDVVLTNEVLWRIAWRNPRSLEELAEIGSLSPWKLRAYGLALLAVIAGRPWMEKPSSEVPVHP, from the coding sequence ATGCAAAGGACATCTGCGACCTCTAGTGCGCGTGAATTGCCTCCGCTGCAACTCGTGGAGACTCCGGCTGAGCTGATGTCTATGCTAGATCATCTGCTAGCCCGGCCTAGGGTCGCCGTGGATACCGAGGCCGATAGCCTGTTCTCTTACCACTACAAAGTTTGCCTGATCCAATTCTCCATCCCTGGCCTGGACTATCTGGTGGATCCGCTGGCGCTGGCCGATCTACGCCCCTTGGGCGCGCTCTTTTCCAGTTCACGCGTGGAGAAAGTACTCCACGCAGCTGAAAACGACATCCTGATGCTTCAGCGTAACTATGGGTTCCAGTTCGCCCATTTGTTTGACACGATGATCGCTGCGCGCATCTTAGGATGGCCTCGCGTAGGGTTGGCAGCATTGCTCCAGGAGCACTTCGGCGTTCGGTTAGATAAGAGGATGCAACTCACGAACTGGGGGAAGCGCCCGCTCAGTCCAAAGCAGCTGGCTTACGCGCGTCTGGACACTCATTACCTGCTGCCGTTACGCGATCGGATCTACAAGGAGTTAGTGGCGCGCGATCGGTGGGAGGAGGCGCAAGATGCCTTTGTGGCTTTGTCGAGGATCGAGTTCGTGGATAAGCCGTTCGATCCAAATGGCTTTTGGCGGATTGAGGGAGCTCACCGGTTGACCGGGCAGCAACTCGCCGTCCTACGGGAGCTATACCTATGGCGCGAGGAATGCGCCCGTCACGCCGACTTGCCCCCCTTCAAGATCGCGAGCGATCGCACACTGATCTTGCTCAGCCGACAACAGCCGAGCACTTCGAGCGCGCTTGAGCGGTTCCCTGGTCTATCTCCCCTGGTGCGTGCTCATTTCAGCCGCGAGCTGCTTAAAGCCATTCGCCGCGGGCAGGTCGCGCCCATCCCCGTGCCACCTTCACGGCTGCAGCAAGAAGGCTCTCGCCCCGACGCGGCGACGCGAGCCCGCTATGATGCGCTGCGCTCCTGGCGTACGCACCAAGCTGCCGAGCGTGGAGTGGATCCGGACGTGGTGCTCACCAATGAAGTGCTCTGGCGAATTGCCTGGCGAAACCCACGTTCTCTTGAGGAGTTGGCCGAGATCGGCTCGCTAAGCCCGTGGAAGCTACGCGCGTACGGGCTTGCACTTCTGGCTGTGATCGCTGGGCGCCCATGGATGGAAAAGCCTTCATCAGAAGTGCCTGTTCATCCTTGA
- a CDS encoding sulfite exporter TauE/SafE family protein — protein MEWYLYPAVVAAGFICGFVNVLAGSGSLVTLPLLIFLGMPATVANGTNRIGILLQNLVGARGFYRHGLLDLRQALWLAGPASLGAVMGAQIAADLDEAKMERAIGALMIFMLIVMLIDPQRWLHERGRPVRARPTLVELGLFFLIGIYGGFIQVGVGIFLLAGLVLGAGFDLVRANAIKVLIILVFTVPALVVFLLNQQVNWGIGLILSAGNVIGAWAATRLATRPSAALWIHRLLVVAVMASSAELLGVLDWIARWVT, from the coding sequence ATGGAGTGGTATCTGTACCCGGCAGTGGTAGCGGCAGGATTCATCTGCGGCTTCGTCAACGTGCTAGCGGGCAGCGGCTCTTTGGTCACCCTGCCGCTGCTCATCTTCCTAGGGATGCCGGCCACCGTCGCCAACGGCACTAATCGGATTGGCATCTTGTTGCAGAACTTGGTAGGGGCGCGCGGGTTCTATCGGCATGGCCTGTTGGACCTGCGCCAAGCTCTCTGGCTGGCCGGCCCTGCCTCCTTGGGCGCAGTCATGGGCGCGCAGATCGCAGCGGACCTGGACGAAGCGAAGATGGAGCGCGCCATCGGCGCGTTGATGATCTTCATGCTTATCGTGATGTTGATAGATCCACAACGCTGGCTACACGAACGCGGCAGACCGGTGCGGGCGCGGCCGACGCTGGTAGAACTAGGGCTGTTTTTCCTCATCGGCATCTACGGTGGATTCATCCAAGTCGGCGTCGGCATCTTCTTGTTGGCCGGACTAGTGTTAGGCGCCGGATTTGACCTAGTCCGAGCGAATGCGATCAAGGTACTGATTATCCTCGTCTTCACTGTTCCGGCGCTAGTGGTCTTCCTGCTCAACCAACAAGTGAACTGGGGGATTGGTCTGATCTTATCAGCGGGAAACGTGATCGGAGCCTGGGCGGCCACACGCCTCGCCACGCGCCCTAGTGCAGCCCTGTGGATCCATCGCTTGCTGGTCGTAGCCGTTATGGCTTCGAGCGCTGAGTTGTTAGGGGTGTTAGATTGGATCGCCCGATGGGTCACCTGA
- a CDS encoding Gfo/Idh/MocA family oxidoreductase → METIGVGIIGAGGIAQVHLQTLSNMPEIQVLAVADVVPGRAKEVAERWGIPHAFEDYQELLKLDEIQAVHVCTYNQAHRAPSVDALHAGKHVMVEKPLAATLEDATDMVRAAKQTGKMLMCAVKSRYSADVVAAKRIISEGTLGEIYYAETVLDRRRGIPGGTFIRQASAGLGAVADLGVYSLDTALYLMGHPTPQTVSGITTNVIGKTHQPPAIGWKWNPEELEVEEFGAAWIRFTNGAVLVFKTCWAMHMDTLGGTFFLGTKAGLRLTPEVRVFRDEWGYLVDVVPQGAKETEWRELFRLEIEDFYCALREGRPSPIDPVEVLLTNVIIDGVIRSAREGGREVPVAIPDLSV, encoded by the coding sequence ATGGAGACCATCGGAGTAGGCATCATCGGAGCGGGCGGCATCGCCCAGGTGCACTTGCAGACGTTGAGCAACATGCCAGAGATCCAAGTGCTCGCCGTCGCCGATGTAGTGCCGGGCAGGGCAAAGGAAGTCGCCGAGCGATGGGGCATCCCTCATGCCTTCGAGGATTACCAGGAGTTGCTCAAGCTGGATGAGATCCAGGCAGTGCATGTCTGCACCTACAATCAGGCCCATCGGGCGCCCAGCGTGGATGCCCTCCACGCGGGCAAACACGTGATGGTGGAAAAGCCCCTGGCGGCCACGCTGGAAGACGCTACCGACATGGTCCGAGCTGCCAAGCAGACGGGCAAGATGCTCATGTGCGCCGTCAAGTCACGCTACAGCGCCGATGTAGTCGCTGCTAAGCGCATCATCAGTGAGGGGACGCTGGGTGAGATTTACTACGCCGAAACCGTGCTCGATCGTCGCCGCGGGATTCCAGGCGGAACCTTCATACGTCAGGCATCCGCCGGCCTGGGCGCTGTGGCTGATCTCGGCGTCTACTCGCTCGATACCGCTCTGTACCTGATGGGACATCCCACCCCACAGACGGTCTCAGGGATCACCACTAACGTCATCGGGAAGACTCACCAGCCTCCAGCGATCGGCTGGAAGTGGAACCCGGAGGAGCTGGAAGTGGAGGAGTTCGGCGCGGCCTGGATACGTTTCACCAACGGCGCCGTCCTGGTCTTCAAGACCTGCTGGGCGATGCATATGGACACCCTGGGCGGCACCTTCTTCTTGGGCACCAAGGCTGGCCTGCGCCTGACGCCCGAAGTGAGAGTTTTCCGAGACGAATGGGGATATCTGGTGGACGTAGTGCCCCAGGGTGCTAAGGAAACCGAATGGCGTGAGCTGTTCCGCCTGGAGATCGAGGACTTCTACTGCGCCTTACGGGAAGGCCGGCCATCGCCTATTGACCCGGTGGAGGTGTTGCTCACAAACGTCATCATAGACGGCGTGATCCGCTCTGCGCGCGAGGGCGGCCGCGAGGTACCCGTCGCCATACCCGATCTGAGCGTTTGA